The Streptomyces tendae DNA segment GCGTCCCCGGTGTTCGGCGAGGGGCTCGCCTGGGCGTCGCTGAACTGCGCCTACTGGCCGGTGCGGGCCACGGGGGAGGCGCAGCGGATCGAGGCGAAGGGCGCGGCCCCGATCGTCGTCGTCGGCACCACCCGGGACCCGGCGACCCCGTACCGCTGGGCGGAGGCCCTGGCCGGCCAGCTCGACTCGGCCCGCCTGCTCACCTACGAGGGCGACGGCCACACCGCCTACGGCCGCGGCAGCTCCTGCATCGACTCCGCGATCAACACCTACCTGATCGACGGCACCCCTCCGAGGAACGGAAAGCGCTGCTCGTAGAGGGTGCGGGCACCCCGGAGGCGGTGGCTCGGGCCCGCCTCCGGGGCCGGTACGAAGCACCCTCGGAAACTGTGTAGACTTACCGACGTCGCTGATCGCACCATGGTGCACACGGCGCGCCGCCTTAGCTCAGATGGCCAGAGCAACGCACTCGTAATGCGTAGGTCTCGGGTTCGAATCCCGAAGGCGGCTCCACTGGAACCCCAGGACGGAAGGCATCCGACCTGGGGTTTTGTCGTTCAGCGGATGCGGCGCCGACGGCGGGAGCGGGCCGCGCGGGTGTCCGGGGTCTCAGTTCTGGTCTCAGTAGCGGCTCTGGGGCTGGGCATGAACGTGTCCCCCATGCGGCGCATCGCGTCCTTGGAGAGGTGAGACCTTCCCTTCACGTACCGCCGGGTCTGACTGATCTGCGTGTGCCGCAGGATCTCCATGATCGTGGGCATGTCCACCCCCAGCTCGTTCAGGATCGTGCCGGCGGTGTGGCGGCTCCCGTCGTACAGACGGCGGTCGTCGATGCCTGCTTCCGCGAGTAGTTCCTTGAACTCCGCCCAGTCCTGCCGGGGGTCCAGGGGCCGTCCGTCCGGTCGGGTGAAGACAAGCCCGTGTTCCTGCCACAGCTCCCCGGCTGCGGCGCGCATCTCGTCCTGCTGGGCCTTGTGCTCGCGCAGGTACGGGATGAACGGCGGGGGGATCGGCACGGCGTTGCGGCTCTTCTTGGTCTTGGGCCGGGTGAACACCAGCCCGCCGCCCTGTCGCTCGGGGCAAGCCCGAGCGTGCCGCGTGCAGCCCTTCGGGCACGGCTTGGGGCACCCGCGCTTGTAGCTCTTGTGCGTCTTGCAGTCTGCGGGGCAGGGCTCAAAGCGATGGAACTGGGCGCCGCATGCGTGCGGGTCCTTGCAGCCGTGCCGCCATGTGAGGCGCTGAAGCTGCCACTCGGGCCTGAACAGTTCGTTGTCGAGGTCGACGTACGGCCACCGCAAGCCGAGCGTTTCACCCTGTCGGAATCCCATTCCGACCCCGACGCACCACCTCATGAAGGTGGGCCGTTTGGCGGCGGCCTCGAGGAACGCTTTGGCTTCCTCGGTGGTGAACGGGTTCGCCTCCGTTTCGTCCACGCTGGGCGGGTCCACGAGCGTGGCGACGTTCTCCACGACGAGACGGCGGCGGTGAGCGATTTTCAGGGCGCGGGACAGGATGCGGTGGACCTTCAGCACGTGGGAGGGAGCGTGGCCCTCGTCGAGCATGGCCCGGTACATCCGCTCAAGGTGTTCCGGGGCCAACTTGTCGAGCCTGTGCTTGCCGATGCCGGGGATGATGTCGTTCCGGGTCTTGGACCAGTAGTCGTCCAGGGAACGGGGCTTGAGCTTCAGCGACGCGATGTCGGTGAGGTAGGTGGTCATCCACTGCTCCACCGTCGGCTTACGTCCGGCCTTGGGCGCGCGTCCTTTGTCGCGAAGAGTTTCCAACTCGCGGACCTTGCGCCGCACCTCGGCCTCAGTGCGTGCCCTACGGTGCCGACGATCCGGGCTGCCGTCGTTCTTGACGCCCATCGTCACGCGACCGTGCCACCAGCCGTCATTGCCGAGGTAGATGGACGATTCCAGGTTCGCCCTGCGGGGGCTCATGTGTTCCTCCATGCGGAGGCGGCCCCAGACGCGAGGTCGGGGGCCGCCTGGTGATGATGCGTGGGTCAGTTGGGCAGGGGAGCGAGGTTGGCCACGTAGGCCTCAAGGTCCGAGCGCCGGATGCGCCGGCAGCGTCCCAACTTGATGTACTTCAAGGCTCCGTCGGCCATCAGCTCGTAGAGGGTGGAGCGGCCGATAGCGAGAGCTTCGGCGGCTTCCTCCGGCGTGTAGAGCAGCCGGTCCACAGGCGCGGCGATGACTGTGCTCATCCGGATGTCTCCTAGGCGGGGTTGCTTGGCGGGTGACCCTGCTCTCAGAAGTCCGCTACATCCGCTACAGCGCTACATCGCAGGTCAGCGGGCGGATTTTTGTAGCGGAGAAGTGGCGTGTAGCGGCTACGTGTGCGCTACGGGGTAGTGGGTGTAGCCGCTACACGCTCGGGTGCCGCTACAGATTCACCGGCTCTGAGCTGGGCTGTAGCGGCGTAGCGGCTGTAGCGGTGTTCTGGGGAGGTGGGCAGTAGCGGGCCCACGCGTCGGCCAGGTCGGCGGCGTGGAATCCCTTGAGAACTCCGCCGGCGGTGCGGATGTTGCGGGAGCGGATCGGCTCGTTGTCGGCCGTCATGTACTCCGCGAGCATCCGGGACAGGCGCCGGTTGTCGAGCGGCTTGCCGTCGAGGTCGGCCCAGGGGGCGTCGTCGAGGGCGTTGAGCCGGTCGAGGATGGCGACGGTCGGCAGTCGGTCGATACCGATGAGCACGTGGTCGCGCAGGTCGGTCAGCAGCCGGATTCCGAGACTGTGCTTGTCGGTGTGCTGCGCTGCGGTGACCAGCGTGACGCACGCCTCGCGGGCGCGCTCGGGCCAGTGGCCGCCGATGGCGTCGGCGACCGCGAGCAGCGGCTCCCACACGTCGGCCGGCCGGTCGGTCACGCCGTCCGGCATCTCCGGCCAGGCTCCCGCCACCTGGTCGCGTGCTTGCTCCGCCCACGCGGCGAGGCGATCGCGCAAGGCGTGTCCCTCGGCTTCGTGGATGCGGGCCCGGAAGGGCTCAACACGTTCGCTGCGGGCTCGGCGGCGCATGCGGATGACGACGGAGCGGGTCAGGATCGTGTCCGGCAGGGAGCCGAGTCCGGCGACCGCGACCGCGCAGTACGAGGGGAAGGCCTGCACGGTCTGGTTGCCGCCGTCGCCGATGCACCGGTAGGTGACCCCAGTGCGGCGGTGGCCGGCATTGAGGAATCCGCGCAGTTCCTCGTTGTCCCCGGCCTTGGGGCCGAAGATGGTGTCAATCTCGTCGAACAGGATGGTCGGCCGGCCGTTGGCCCCGGAGACGGCCCGGAACAGGGCGGCGGCGGACGCGTTGACGGCCACCATTGGCTGTGGCACGAGGGTTTCCACGATCTCCAGCGCCCGCGACTTTCCGGACCCCGGTTCGGGGGAGAGGAAGGCGAGGCGGGGGGTGGAGTCGAAGCAGTCGAGCAGGTGGGCGTGCGCGTCCCACAGGGCGACCGCGACGTAGGCGGCTTCGGTGGGGAAGACGTTGAACCGTCGGTGGAAGGCTTCCACCTCGTCCAGCAGCGCAGCCCCGTCGAGCGTGGTGGGGGTCATGCGGCGTTCCTCCGTTCCGGCAGGGCGGGAGCTCCCGTACAGAAGTGCTTGTGCGCGGCGTACTCGGTGACCAGCGCCGCCACCGCGTCCGCTCCGCGCGCTTTGTTGGTGTGGCCGCAGGGGCAGGCGTAGGCGGCGGTGGGGATGCTGGCGTGCCGCTTGGACCAGCGGGCGCCGTCGTAGTGGTGGCGGTAGACCGGCGGGGCGTAGATGCGGATTCCGGGCCGCTCTGGCGTCGGGTCGGCGCTGGGGTGCGCGCCGTCGGCCGGGAATCGGCTCGTCGTGCGGGGAAGAGCAGTTACGACGCCCTGACGGGCGGCGCCCTTCGGCTCGCCCACGGCCGCTGCGTCCACAGGCTGTGGGGCGGCGTGCGGGCCGGTGTGTGCGGTCGGTTGGCCTTCCAAGCGGGGGCGGGGTGCGGTGGTCATGCAGCCTCCCGCGGGCGGGCGGTGCGCTGGCTGCTGTCCAGGGCGCTGCGGATGGTGGTGCGGCACTCGGCAGCGGTGAGTCCGGCCGCCTCGCCCGCCGCTTGGAAGGCGTCCTCTGCCACGTGGCGGGGGAGGTCGCCCCATGCAACGAACCGCCCCACCTTGAACGCGCTGCGGTTGAGCGTGGTGTTGCGCAGGCCGTCCGGGGCGGCGGCCACCGTGGCGCACTCGGCTTCCAGTGCGGCCACGGCCGCGCGGCTGCCGTCGACCGCAGGCAACCGCAACGGGCCCGCAGAGCGCGCGGGAGCTGGACGCAGGATGGCGAGCAGCCATCCGGGCAGCGGTGCGGCCACAGCGGCATTCAGCGCCTCGTACCGTCCGGCGGGGACGATGCTGCCGGCGGCGACGACGTAACCGCCGCACGCCCGCGTGTCGACGGATTCCGCGACCGTGCCCGCCGTGTTAGGCAGTTGCACGCCGTCGGGGGCGGTGAAGTACAGGTGCGTCCCGCCGGTCGCGGTCCGCACCCGGTAGGTGGTGGGGACGGCGTGCCCGGCGCGCTCGCAGAGCGCTGCGAAGGTCGCCGCGCCGCAAGGCGCGTCCGAATTGCCCTTGTGCTCGGGCGTGTCCAGGTCGACCACCAGCAGCCCCGACGGACCGGTAGCGATCCCGACGTTGAACGACGCCCGTGACCACGCCGCGCGGATACGGTCCGGGTCCGTGGTGGCGCGCTGCTCCCACTTCAGATGCCCGGCCGCGCACGGGCCAGTGCGGGTGCAGGCCCTCTCACCGTGCAGGGCGGGCCGCTTGGTGCACGGCCGGAGCGGGAAGACGTGCCAGCCGCGTTCTGCCGCTTCCAGGGCCGCATTCAGCAGGTGCTCGCTCACGCTGCTACCTCCCACGCTGCGGCGAGGTGGGTGAGGGCGTGGCGGCCGGTCCAGCGGGTGTAAGCGGGCGGGATGCATTCTCGGATGCCATCGCGGTTCATCCAGGGCACGCCCATCACACGGCGGGCGAGGTCGACGCCGGAGAAGTTGCCGACGAACTGCCCGTAGTGGCCGAGCGGGACGGGGCGGCCCATCTTCGCCTGCGGGACCCGGTGCGCGGGGTGGGCGGGCTGGGGGAGGGTGAAGCCGCCGCCGGTCTCGAAGAACCGGTGCCGGTAGGTGGCCACTCCAAACATGGGCCCGCACAGCATCACCGGCTGACGCAGCTTAGGCACCGCGCCGCGCACGTTCTCGATGACCCACGGACGGCCGGTGGCTTCCAGGGCGGCGCGGGTGGGGGCGATCAGGTCGGGGTGGGTGTTGCCCTGGATGCGCTGGCACTCGCTGTCGTGCTGGCACGGCGGCGAGGCGTGGATGAAGTCGAATCCGGCCCCGTGCTCCAGGGCGTAGGCGATCGCGTCCGCCTGCACGAACCGGTACGGGTAGCGGGGCTGCGGGGCGATGTCGACGCCGGTCACGTCAAAACCGGCGTCGGCATAGCCCGCGGCTGCGCCGCCCTGGCAGCAGAACAGGTCCAGTAAGTGCGGCCGACGGCCGGACACTCGCCGGACGATGGCGGGGTGGGTCATGCTGGAGTCCTCCAACAGATCTGTTGTGGATTGGTTGGGCAAGGGCGGCCCCGCGTTCATTGGCGTGAGGTGGGGGCCGCCCTTGGCGTAGCTAGCTGTGGAAGTGGTTGCGCTTGAACACGGCGCGGCGGATGTTCACCGTCGTGCCGCTGCTGCCGCCGTTCGTGCCGAGGACCTGGACGGCGAGCCAGCCGCCGAAGACGACGGCGGCCAGGATGACGAGCTGGGCGACGAACGCGGTGAGCGCGGCGATGAACGAGGTGAGCAGCAGCAGTCCGCCGCAGACGGCGAGGAAGCCGACGCCTCCGAGGGCGACGTTCACCGCCGCACGGGAGACGGCCGGCTTGGCGGCCACGGGTTCGGTTCGGGCGGGGTCGATGGCGTAGCCGGTGACGACGCGTCCGTTGGGGAGGACGATGCTCGCCACCGTCGGCACCGTTCCTGGCTGTACCGGCACGACCGGCGCCGGGTGGACGGCCGGGGGCGGTATCGGGGTGGGCTGGTGGACTTCCACGGCCCGCTGTGCGGGGCGTTTGGGGTTGTGGTCGGCGTGCATGCGGAATCCCTTCCGGTGCTCGGTGAGGGAGGTGGAGACACCCCCTGCCGGGGTGTTCTGGAGGGGGGTTTCGGGGGTCTGACGTGCGGGCCTCCCTGACTCCCTGACCGGTCAAGAGTGCTGGTCAGGGGCAGGGAGGCGGGTCAGGGAGGCTGTGAGGGAGTTCTCCCTGCCTCCCTGACCCGCAGGTGGTCGGCTCCCTGCCGTCATCCGGCGGAAGCGGAACCGTCTGAGTCGCGGTTGGCGAGGGCGCGGGTGAGGCGTTCGCGGGCGACGACCATGCGGCCGTCGGACTTGTACGGCTCCGCGCCGGTGCCGTCCAGGACGCGGCGCAGGTCGGCGAACGTCCACCGTCCGTAGGCGTCCTCGTTGAGCGCGGTGAGCCGCTTGAGGACGTCCTGGGTGACTAGCCGCGGGCTCTCGCCGAACACGCTGTGGATGTCGGCGAGCGGGTCACGGTCCTCGCCGCGGTCGATGACCCGCAGCGTGGTCACCCCGTCCCGCATCCGCTTCGCACGCTCGGCGACCTCGGTGGCCGTGTCGGTGTCGATGTAGTGCGTGCGGACCGTGATGGACGACTGCCCCGCCGGGATGGCGATCCCGTCGGAGGCGACGACCACGGTGCCCTTGTCGAGTCCGGGGCGCAGGAGGTTGGGGGCGGCGCCGCCGTCGACGGCTTTGTCCCCCAGCGCCATGCGCGCCTGCGACTCCGTGCCGAGGGCGAGAGCGGCGCGGGTGTGGGCGCCCTCGCGGACCAGCTTGGGGAGGTTCTGGTCGGTGGGGTCCTGGGTGCCCTGCCACAGCAGCACGTTCACCGCCCGCCCCTGGTTGTGGATCTTGCGGGCGGCCATGAAGTACCGCGAGGTGGCCTTGGAGCCGCCGTAGGGCCGCTTGTCGGCGTCGACCAGCGGGCACATGAACGCCACCTGCGCCTCATCGACCAGCAGGATCAGCGGCGGGAAGGCGGTGCCGGGCGGGGCCTGGAGACGGCGCTCCATCTCGCTCACGCCGTCCTCGATCATCTCGGTCGCCTCGATGACGTGGTCATCGGTCGGGCCCTGGATGAGCACGGTGGCGAGGCCGTCGAACATGGCCCAGTCGCCGGCTCCCTTGAGGTCGGCGATCCGGAACTCCACCGTGCGGTCCAGCGCCAGCCAGAGGGCGAGCGCGCGCAGGGCGGCGGTCTTGCCCTGGTTGGACAGGCCGGTGATGAGCAGGTGCCGCTGGTAGAGGGACAGGGCGGCGGCGTCGCCGCGCAGGTCCTGACCCCACGGTGCCTTGCCCTTGGCGTAGTCGGCGGTCAGCGTCTCGTCGGTGACCAGCGGGGACGGGCCGATCGGCTCGTCCAGTGCGCCGGAGTCGGCGATCCACAGGCGGACGGTGCGGGCGGCCTGGGGGATGGTGATGAATACCTCATGCTCGTGCCGGGTGAGGTTCTCCGCGAGCTTCCGCCGCCGGTTCTGCACCTCGATCGTCGACACCCCCGACGGGAGCGTGACGTCGACTTCCACGCCGCATCCCGCGATCGTGATCGGCCCGAGCATGGACGCTCCGGCGTCGCCCATCTCCTTGATGGCGTTGCGCAGCGCGGGGATACCGAGGTCGCGCAGCGCCTTGACCACGATGGACGGCGTGATCGGCTCCCCCTCACCCGAGCGGACGTTCGCCGGGAGCGCCCAATGGGGTGCTGCCTGCTGCTGCCGGCCGACGGCCCACAGGGCGAGCAGCGCGAGGAACGGGCCGATCGTGACGGCCGGTCCCCAGACGATCTGCACGATGCGGACGAGTAACGCGATGAAGTCGATGGTCGCCGACAACGGCGTCACCACGTCCCTCACCTCACCAGAGTTGATGGCGAGGACGACGCCGAGGGCGACCAGGACGCCGATGCTCATGCCAGCGCCCACGGCTACACCCTTGGCAGCATCCACGGGCGAGTGCAGCAGGTCCATACGGCGGTGATGGCGGGCGGCGCGGAAACGGCTCAGCCGCTCCTCCCACTCCTCCGCCGCCTCCAGGTTCCCCGCGGCCTCCGCCGCCCGGATCATCCGCTCATAGCGGGCGCCGGTACGGCCGTCCCAGGCACGGCGGGCCACGATCCGCCCGCCGTTGAACGTGTAGAGGCCGTGCCGGACAACGGCGCGGCCGGCCGACCGGGTGCGCTCGTGCGTCACCGCAGCCTTCACGGCGCGCCCCGACCGGACCCACAACGGCACGGGTCGCGAGGTGGGCCCGTCAGGGGCCTTGTGGAGGTGTACGACGTTCTCAGACATGCTGGGAGTTCTCCTGACTGCCCCACTGGGGCGGTTGTGAGGGAGAGCCGGGGTGGCCGGGGCCGTGGAAAGCGCGGCCACCCCGGCGCGTTTCGGGGCTGGTCACCACCAGCCGGATGACTTCTTGGCGGCCTTGGCGCGGGCGGCCTCGGTGATGAGCCGCTGCCGCTCGCCGTGCAGCGCGTTCAACTCCGCCGTCAGCCGCATCTCCGCAGCGGACGTGGTGGACTCGAGCTGCTGCTCCGCGCGGCCGGTGGAACGGCCGCGGGCGAGGCGGTAGGTGCCGCTCGCGGCGGCGCGGGCCATCGCGCGGCGCTCACGGCCGGACAGCGGCCACAACTCCCCCCGCCGGACCGCTTCCAGCTTCTTGTTGGTGTGCCGGATCTCGCGGTCCAGACGGCGAATGTCAGCGTTGCTCACGGTGTGCTCCCTTCCGACCCGCGCGGGTCGGGGTAGGCGCAGGGCACGCAACAGCCCAGCGCTGCGGGGATGACGTATCCGGCATCACGCCGGCAGGACGGACACGTACGACGCGCGCGGTTGGCCCTCTCCAGCGCCGCCCGCCGTGCCGGGGTCATTGGACGGACCGGCACGGCCAGGTCGACGCGATACAGGTAGGCCACCAGCGGGCCCCGACGACGGCGGGGCCGTTCGAGCTGCGCCGCAACCGGTTGGCCGCCGGGCCGCAGCCCGAGCGCGCGGAGTTGGCGGCGGGTGGCGTAACCGTCCGGTGCGAGGCGCCACCGGAACACCGGCAGCGCTCCCATCACGCGGCCTCAACCACGGCGCGCTCGGCAAGGAGGGTGTCGCGCAACTTGCGGGCGTTCGCGGGCGAGGTATGGATGGTTCGGCGGATGCCCTCGGCCGACACCTTGGCGTCCGGCCAGTCGGCCGTCGCC contains these protein-coding regions:
- a CDS encoding helix-turn-helix domain-containing protein, which translates into the protein MSTVIAAPVDRLLYTPEEAAEALAIGRSTLYELMADGALKYIKLGRCRRIRRSDLEAYVANLAPLPN
- a CDS encoding SAM-dependent methyltransferase; its protein translation is MTHPAIVRRVSGRRPHLLDLFCCQGGAAAGYADAGFDVTGVDIAPQPRYPYRFVQADAIAYALEHGAGFDFIHASPPCQHDSECQRIQGNTHPDLIAPTRAALEATGRPWVIENVRGAVPKLRQPVMLCGPMFGVATYRHRFFETGGGFTLPQPAHPAHRVPQAKMGRPVPLGHYGQFVGNFSGVDLARRVMGVPWMNRDGIRECIPPAYTRWTGRHALTHLAAAWEVAA
- a CDS encoding bifunctional DNA primase/polymerase, with the translated sequence MSEHLLNAALEAAERGWHVFPLRPCTKRPALHGERACTRTGPCAAGHLKWEQRATTDPDRIRAAWSRASFNVGIATGPSGLLVVDLDTPEHKGNSDAPCGAATFAALCERAGHAVPTTYRVRTATGGTHLYFTAPDGVQLPNTAGTVAESVDTRACGGYVVAAGSIVPAGRYEALNAAVAAPLPGWLLAILRPAPARSAGPLRLPAVDGSRAAVAALEAECATVAAAPDGLRNTTLNRSAFKVGRFVAWGDLPRHVAEDAFQAAGEAAGLTAAECRTTIRSALDSSQRTARPREAA
- a CDS encoding tyrosine-type recombinase/integrase; this encodes MSPRRANLESSIYLGNDGWWHGRVTMGVKNDGSPDRRHRRARTEAEVRRKVRELETLRDKGRAPKAGRKPTVEQWMTTYLTDIASLKLKPRSLDDYWSKTRNDIIPGIGKHRLDKLAPEHLERMYRAMLDEGHAPSHVLKVHRILSRALKIAHRRRLVVENVATLVDPPSVDETEANPFTTEEAKAFLEAAAKRPTFMRWCVGVGMGFRQGETLGLRWPYVDLDNELFRPEWQLQRLTWRHGCKDPHACGAQFHRFEPCPADCKTHKSYKRGCPKPCPKGCTRHARACPERQGGGLVFTRPKTKKSRNAVPIPPPFIPYLREHKAQQDEMRAAAGELWQEHGLVFTRPDGRPLDPRQDWAEFKELLAEAGIDDRRLYDGSRHTAGTILNELGVDMPTIMEILRHTQISQTRRYVKGRSHLSKDAMRRMGDTFMPSPRAATETRTETPDTRAARSRRRRRIR
- a CDS encoding ATP-binding protein, whose product is MSENVVHLHKAPDGPTSRPVPLWVRSGRAVKAAVTHERTRSAGRAVVRHGLYTFNGGRIVARRAWDGRTGARYERMIRAAEAAGNLEAAEEWEERLSRFRAARHHRRMDLLHSPVDAAKGVAVGAGMSIGVLVALGVVLAINSGEVRDVVTPLSATIDFIALLVRIVQIVWGPAVTIGPFLALLALWAVGRQQQAAPHWALPANVRSGEGEPITPSIVVKALRDLGIPALRNAIKEMGDAGASMLGPITIAGCGVEVDVTLPSGVSTIEVQNRRRKLAENLTRHEHEVFITIPQAARTVRLWIADSGALDEPIGPSPLVTDETLTADYAKGKAPWGQDLRGDAAALSLYQRHLLITGLSNQGKTAALRALALWLALDRTVEFRIADLKGAGDWAMFDGLATVLIQGPTDDHVIEATEMIEDGVSEMERRLQAPPGTAFPPLILLVDEAQVAFMCPLVDADKRPYGGSKATSRYFMAARKIHNQGRAVNVLLWQGTQDPTDQNLPKLVREGAHTRAALALGTESQARMALGDKAVDGGAAPNLLRPGLDKGTVVVASDGIAIPAGQSSITVRTHYIDTDTATEVAERAKRMRDGVTTLRVIDRGEDRDPLADIHSVFGESPRLVTQDVLKRLTALNEDAYGRWTFADLRRVLDGTGAEPYKSDGRMVVARERLTRALANRDSDGSASAG
- a CDS encoding RRQRL motif-containing zinc-binding protein → MGALPVFRWRLAPDGYATRRQLRALGLRPGGQPVAAQLERPRRRRGPLVAYLYRVDLAVPVRPMTPARRAALERANRARRTCPSCRRDAGYVIPAALGCCVPCAYPDPRGSEGSTP
- a CDS encoding DUF3631 domain-containing protein — encoded protein: MTPTTLDGAALLDEVEAFHRRFNVFPTEAAYVAVALWDAHAHLLDCFDSTPRLAFLSPEPGSGKSRALEIVETLVPQPMVAVNASAAALFRAVSGANGRPTILFDEIDTIFGPKAGDNEELRGFLNAGHRRTGVTYRCIGDGGNQTVQAFPSYCAVAVAGLGSLPDTILTRSVVIRMRRRARSERVEPFRARIHEAEGHALRDRLAAWAEQARDQVAGAWPEMPDGVTDRPADVWEPLLAVADAIGGHWPERAREACVTLVTAAQHTDKHSLGIRLLTDLRDHVLIGIDRLPTVAILDRLNALDDAPWADLDGKPLDNRRLSRMLAEYMTADNEPIRSRNIRTAGGVLKGFHAADLADAWARYCPPPQNTATAATPLQPSSEPVNL